CAGAAGTAAACTCCTGGATAAACGCCTGCGGCATCCTGGCGATGATACCTACAAGGATCAATAGCGATATACCGTTACCAATACCTTTGTCGGTGATCTTCTCTCCAAGCCACATTGCGAAAATGGTACCTGTTGCCAGTATTACTACTGATGAGAAAAGGAATGCAAAAGAGCTGGAAGGCAACAGGAATGCTCCCGGAGGCAGTGTCCTGTAAAGGTTATAGATATAGCCCGGACCCTGAACCAGTGTGATAAGAATGGTAAGCCACCTTGTTATCTGGTTTAGCTTTTTCCTGCCGCTTTCGCCTTCTTTCTGCAGTTTTTGCAGGTAAGGCACCGCGATGCCCATTAGCTGGACAACGATCGATGCAGAGATGTAGGGCATGATACCCAATGCAAATACAGATGCCTGCGAAAACGCACCACCTGTAAATACATCGATAAGCCAGCCAATACCTCCCTGGGTCTGATTAGTCAAACTGTTTAGTTGTGTAGCATCAATACCCGGTAATGTTACGTGGGCACCAAAACGGTACACAAGCAACAAACCCAGAGTAACTAAAATTCTGTTTTTTAGCTCCTCGATCTTCCAGACATTGGCAAACGCTTCGAAAAATTTCTTCATAAGAAAATAGGATTATAAAGTTACCGCTTCGCCGCCGGCAGCCTCGATAGCCGCTTTTGCAGTTGCAGTAAATTTGTGAGCAGTTACTTTTAGTTTTGCTTTAAGCTCTCCTCTTCCTAATATCTTTACCATTTCATTTTTAGTAGCCAGGCGGTTCTCTACCATTACTGCAAAGTCTACAGTATCGGTAACGATTCCGTTGTCTACAAGAGCCTGAAGCGTATCAAGGTTTACACCTTCATATTCCTTACGGTTGATGTTTTTGAAACCAAACTTAGGAACACGACGCTGTAAAGGCATCTGACCACCTTCAAAACCAATCTTCTTAGAGTAGCCTGAACGTGATTTAGCTCCTTTGTGGCCACGTGCGGATGTACCGCCTTTGCCGGAACCTTCACCACGGCCTACCCTTTTGTTTTTATTGTGAACTGAACCTTCTGCAGGTTGTAAGTTACTTAAATCCATTAGTGTATTTTGTTAGTTGATTTCTTCAACAGAAACCAGGTGTTTAACTTTGTTTACCATTCCAAGGATAGCAGGAGTTGCATCGTGCTCAACAACCTGTCCAAGTTTACGAAGGCCTAATGACTCCAGCGTAAGCTTTTGTGTTTGCGGACAGTTGATTTTACTCTTAACTTGTTTTACTTTTATTTTTCCCATGATTTCCTCAGAATTAACCTTTGAATACTTTTTCTAATGAAACGCCCCTTTGTTTTGCAACAGTCGCAGCGCTCCTCATTTGAAGTAAAGCATCAAAAGTAGCTTTAACAACATTGTGAGGGTTTGATGAACCCTGTGATTTTGAAAGTACGTCGTGAATACCTACAGACTCAAGAACCGAACGTACAGCACCACCGGCAATTACACCGGTACCGTGAGAAGCAGGCATCAATAGTACACGTGCACCACCGAATTTACCTTTTTGCTCATGAGGAACTGATTGTCCTGAAAGTGGAATCTTAACAAGGTTCTTTTTAGCATCTTCCACTGCTTTTGCAATAGCTTCAGATACGTCTTTAGATTTACCAAGACCGTGGCCCACAACACCATTCTCGTCGCCTACAACTACAATTGCAGAAAAGCCGAAAGCCCTACCACCTTTTGTAACTTTAGTAACACGATTTACAGCAACCAAACGATCCTTAAGCTCAAGGCCGCTTGGTTTTACTAGTTCTACGTTTTTATAATTATGATACATAGTTTCTCTTAGAATTTAAGTCCGGCTTCCCTTGCGCCTTCCGCTAATGATTTTACACGTCCGTGGTAAAGGTACCCACCCCTGTCGAAAGCGATGGTATCGATACCGGCTTTAAGAGCCGCTTCTGCAATTGCTTTTCCAACAGCTGCAGCCGTTTCTATGTTAGTTCCCTTTGTAATGCCTTTGTCTCTTGAAGAGGCAGCAGCCAAAGTTACACCGTTTACATCATCTATGATTTGCGCATAGATCTCTTTATTGCTCCTGAATACAGAAAGTCTTGGCATAGCAGCAGTTCCGCTTACAATCTTTCTGATCCTGAACTTAATTCTTTGTCTTCTTTCAGATTTGTTTAATGACATGTCTTAGATTTTTAAGCTGATTTACCTGCTTTTCTTCTTAATACCTCACCTACAAATTTAACTCCTTTTCCTTTGTAAGGCTCAGGCTTGCGGAAAGAACGGATCTTGGCCGCTACCTGCCCTAAAAGTTGTTTGTCGTGCGAAGCTAATTTAATGATAGGGTTCTTACCTTTTTCTGATACAGTTTCAACAGTAACTTCAGGCACAACTTCAAGAACGATGTTGTGAGAGAAACCAAGTGCAATATCTAATTTCTGTCCCTGGTTTGAAGCCCTGTAACCAACGCCTACCAGTTCAAGCTCTTTAGTGAAGCCTTCAGACACACCAACAATCATGTTATTGATAAGTGCCCTGTATAAACCGTGCTTAGACCTTTCGTCCTTGTGGTCCGAAGATCTTTCTACTATAACCTGGCCTTCTTCAAGTTTTACAGTAACATCTGCAAAGTCTTGTGTAAGCTGGCCTTTTTTACCTTTTACCGTAACAACATTACCGTTAACATCAACTGTTACGCCGGCTGGTATTGTTATTGGATTTTTACCTATTCTTGACATAGTACTCAGTCTTTATTATTAGTATACGTAACAGATTACTTCGCCACCTACATTTTGCTGTTTTGCCTGTTTTCCTGTCATCAGTCCTTTTGATGTAGAAACGATAGCAATACCTAATCCGTTAAGGATCCTTGGAAGGTTAGAAGCGCCTGCATATTTACGTAAACCCGGTTTACTAATTCTCTGGATATCTTTGATTACAGACTCTTTAGTGTCTTTGTCATACTTAA
Above is a genomic segment from Flavobacterium album containing:
- the rpsH gene encoding 30S ribosomal protein S8, which gives rise to MYTDPIADFLTRIRNAVRANHKVVEIPASNMKKEITKILFDQGYILSYKFDDNAVQGTIKIALKYDKDTKESVIKDIQRISKPGLRKYAGASNLPRILNGLGIAIVSTSKGLMTGKQAKQQNVGGEVICYVY
- the rpsE gene encoding 30S ribosomal protein S5; this translates as MYHNYKNVELVKPSGLELKDRLVAVNRVTKVTKGGRAFGFSAIVVVGDENGVVGHGLGKSKDVSEAIAKAVEDAKKNLVKIPLSGQSVPHEQKGKFGGARVLLMPASHGTGVIAGGAVRSVLESVGIHDVLSKSQGSSNPHNVVKATFDALLQMRSAATVAKQRGVSLEKVFKG
- the rpmD gene encoding 50S ribosomal protein L30, with translation MGKIKVKQVKSKINCPQTQKLTLESLGLRKLGQVVEHDATPAILGMVNKVKHLVSVEEIN
- the rplF gene encoding 50S ribosomal protein L6, which encodes MSRIGKNPITIPAGVTVDVNGNVVTVKGKKGQLTQDFADVTVKLEEGQVIVERSSDHKDERSKHGLYRALINNMIVGVSEGFTKELELVGVGYRASNQGQKLDIALGFSHNIVLEVVPEVTVETVSEKGKNPIIKLASHDKQLLGQVAAKIRSFRKPEPYKGKGVKFVGEVLRRKAGKSA
- the rplO gene encoding 50S ribosomal protein L15; translation: MDLSNLQPAEGSVHNKNKRVGRGEGSGKGGTSARGHKGAKSRSGYSKKIGFEGGQMPLQRRVPKFGFKNINRKEYEGVNLDTLQALVDNGIVTDTVDFAVMVENRLATKNEMVKILGRGELKAKLKVTAHKFTATAKAAIEAAGGEAVTL
- the rplR gene encoding 50S ribosomal protein L18 — its product is MSLNKSERRQRIKFRIRKIVSGTAAMPRLSVFRSNKEIYAQIIDDVNGVTLAAASSRDKGITKGTNIETAAAVGKAIAEAALKAGIDTIAFDRGGYLYHGRVKSLAEGAREAGLKF